From the genome of Hymenobacter cellulosilyticus, one region includes:
- a CDS encoding M48 family metallopeptidase: MIKKLMLASCLLAATACSTVPITGRRQLSLVSDAEINALAVQQYQEVLRTSKLSTNSTQVALVRRVGQRIQQAVETYFRSQNQQDALAGYAWEFNVIEDKQENAWCMPGGKVAVYTGILPITQDENGLAVVMAHEIAHAVAKHGSERMSQGLLQSYGGQALSAALASKPEGTQQLALQAFGVGSSVGLLKYGRNQESEADHLGLIFMAMAGYNPDGAIAFWQRMDARENQAAPPEFLSTHPSNGTRIADIQRELPEARKYYTAR, from the coding sequence ATGATTAAGAAGCTTATGCTGGCCAGCTGCCTGCTGGCCGCCACGGCCTGCTCCACCGTCCCAATTACGGGCCGGCGCCAGCTCAGCCTGGTTTCCGACGCTGAAATCAACGCCCTGGCCGTGCAGCAATACCAGGAAGTGCTGAGAACCAGTAAACTCTCGACCAACTCGACCCAGGTAGCCCTGGTGCGGCGCGTGGGTCAGCGCATTCAGCAGGCCGTCGAAACCTACTTCCGCAGCCAGAACCAGCAGGACGCGCTGGCTGGCTACGCCTGGGAGTTCAACGTTATTGAGGACAAGCAGGAAAACGCCTGGTGCATGCCCGGCGGCAAGGTAGCTGTGTACACCGGCATTCTACCCATCACCCAGGACGAAAACGGCCTGGCGGTAGTTATGGCCCACGAAATTGCCCACGCCGTGGCCAAGCACGGCTCGGAGCGCATGAGCCAGGGCCTGCTGCAGAGCTACGGCGGCCAGGCCTTGTCGGCAGCCCTGGCTTCCAAGCCGGAAGGCACCCAGCAGCTGGCCTTGCAGGCCTTCGGCGTGGGCTCGTCGGTGGGCTTGCTCAAGTACGGGCGTAATCAGGAGTCGGAGGCCGACCACCTGGGCCTGATCTTCATGGCCATGGCCGGCTACAACCCCGACGGTGCAATTGCGTTCTGGCAGCGCATGGACGCCCGCGAAAACCAGGCGGCTCCGCCGGAGTTCCTCTCGACTCACCCCTCCAACGGTACACGCATCGCCGATATTCAGCGGGAACTGCCTGAGGCCCGTAAGTACTACACTGCCCGCTAA
- a CDS encoding M23 family metallopeptidase, translating into MAGQEPDSLTKPKQATNDPTPRPAVAPGYFLFPIKPGQPNFLAASMGELRPNHFHGGLDIKTDGRTDLPVYASADGYISRVKQSAFGYGNVLYITHPNGLVTVYGHLNRFMGPAGAFLREKQYEKQTYELELFFTKDQFPVKRGEVVALSGNTGGSAGPTYTGKCATPRTTS; encoded by the coding sequence ATGGCCGGGCAGGAACCCGATTCGCTGACCAAGCCCAAGCAGGCAACCAACGACCCCACGCCCCGCCCCGCGGTGGCGCCGGGCTATTTTCTATTTCCCATCAAGCCCGGGCAGCCCAACTTTCTGGCGGCCAGCATGGGCGAGTTGCGGCCCAACCACTTCCACGGCGGCCTCGACATCAAAACCGACGGCCGCACCGACTTACCGGTCTACGCCTCGGCCGACGGCTACATTTCCCGGGTAAAGCAGTCGGCCTTCGGCTACGGCAACGTACTCTACATCACCCACCCCAACGGGCTGGTAACGGTGTACGGACACCTGAACCGCTTTATGGGTCCGGCCGGCGCGTTTCTGCGCGAGAAGCAGTACGAAAAGCAGACCTACGAACTCGAGCTGTTCTTTACCAAGGACCAGTTTCCGGTGAAGCGGGGCGAAGTGGTGGCCTTGTCGGGTAATACCGGCGGCTCGGCTGGCCCCACCTACACTGGGAAGTGCGCGACGCCCAGGACAACCAGCTGA
- a CDS encoding transketolase encodes MSQENTLTATDQKSVAELKQIAAQVRRDIVRMVHAVNSGHPGGSLGCADLLVALYFRIMKHNPSFSMKGEGEDLFFLSNGHISPVFYSVLARSGYFPVSELATFRKLNSRLQGHPATHEHLPGIRIASGSLGQGMSVAIGAAQAKKLNGDNRLVYVLMGDGELEEGQVWEAAMYAPHHKVDNLIAIVDRNGQQIDGSTEEIMDLGNLRAKFEAFGWRVLETDGNDLEKLVPTLEEAGKLSGQGQPTMILMDTQMGYGVDYMMGTHKWHGTAPNDEQLEKALQQLLVEEAGDY; translated from the coding sequence ATGTCCCAGGAAAACACCCTTACCGCCACCGACCAGAAAAGCGTGGCAGAGCTCAAGCAGATTGCGGCCCAGGTGCGCCGCGACATCGTGCGCATGGTGCACGCCGTCAACTCGGGCCATCCCGGCGGCTCCCTCGGCTGCGCCGACTTGCTGGTTGCCTTGTACTTCCGCATTATGAAGCACAACCCCAGCTTCAGCATGAAAGGCGAAGGCGAAGACCTGTTTTTCCTGTCGAACGGCCACATTTCGCCCGTATTCTACTCGGTGCTGGCCCGCTCGGGCTACTTCCCCGTGAGCGAGTTGGCGACCTTCCGCAAGCTGAATTCGCGCTTGCAGGGCCACCCCGCCACCCACGAGCACCTGCCCGGCATCCGCATTGCTTCGGGCTCCTTGGGCCAGGGCATGAGCGTGGCCATCGGCGCGGCTCAGGCCAAGAAGCTCAACGGCGACAACCGCCTCGTGTACGTGCTTATGGGCGACGGCGAGCTGGAAGAAGGCCAGGTATGGGAAGCAGCTATGTATGCCCCCCACCACAAAGTTGACAACCTGATTGCCATCGTAGACCGCAACGGCCAGCAGATTGACGGCTCGACCGAAGAAATCATGGACCTGGGCAACCTGCGCGCGAAATTTGAAGCCTTTGGCTGGCGCGTGCTCGAAACCGACGGCAACGACCTGGAAAAGCTGGTGCCAACCCTGGAAGAAGCCGGCAAGCTCAGCGGCCAGGGTCAGCCCACGATGATTCTGATGGATACCCAGATGGGCTACGGCGTGGATTACATGATGGGCACCCACAAGTGGCACGGCACCGCCCCGAACGACGAGCAACTGGAAAAAGCCCTGCAGCAGCTGCTGGTAGAAGAAGCCGGCGACTACTAA
- a CDS encoding transketolase family protein, whose translation MKDFPYTESKDTRSGFGVGLHELGKSNPNVVALTADLTGSLKMDAFKKDFPERFFQVGIAEANMMGIAAGLTIGGKIPFTGTFANFSTGRVYDQIRQSIAYSDKNVKICASHAGVTLGEDGATHQILEDLGMMKMLPHMTVINPCDFNQTKAATIAIAEHEGPVYLRFGRPVVPNFTPADQKFEIGKAVMLNEGADVSIFATGHLVWKAILAGHILAEKGIDAEIINIHTIKPLDAQAILESVRKTRCAVSAEEHQMNGGLGDSIAQLLAREEPLPLEMVAVNDSFGESGTPDQLMEKYGLMENDIVKAVEKVLARKAK comes from the coding sequence ATGAAAGATTTCCCTTACACCGAATCAAAAGACACCCGCTCCGGCTTTGGCGTGGGTTTGCACGAGCTGGGCAAAAGCAACCCCAACGTGGTAGCGCTGACGGCCGACCTGACCGGCTCGCTCAAAATGGACGCCTTTAAGAAGGACTTCCCCGAGCGTTTCTTCCAGGTGGGCATTGCCGAAGCCAACATGATGGGCATTGCGGCCGGCCTCACCATCGGCGGCAAAATCCCCTTCACCGGCACGTTTGCCAACTTCAGCACCGGCCGCGTCTACGACCAGATCCGTCAGAGCATTGCCTACTCGGATAAGAACGTGAAGATCTGCGCCTCGCACGCCGGCGTGACGCTGGGCGAAGACGGAGCTACCCACCAGATTCTGGAAGACCTGGGCATGATGAAAATGCTGCCCCACATGACGGTCATCAACCCCTGCGACTTCAACCAGACCAAGGCCGCTACCATTGCCATTGCCGAGCACGAAGGCCCCGTGTACCTGCGCTTCGGCCGCCCGGTAGTGCCCAACTTCACCCCCGCCGACCAGAAGTTCGAAATCGGTAAGGCCGTGATGCTGAACGAAGGCGCCGACGTGAGCATCTTCGCCACCGGCCACCTGGTGTGGAAGGCCATCCTGGCTGGCCACATCCTGGCCGAGAAAGGCATCGACGCGGAAATCATCAACATCCACACCATCAAGCCCCTCGACGCCCAGGCCATCCTGGAGTCGGTGCGCAAGACGCGCTGCGCCGTGTCGGCCGAAGAGCACCAGATGAACGGCGGCCTCGGCGACAGTATCGCCCAGCTGCTGGCCCGCGAGGAGCCCCTGCCCCTGGAAATGGTAGCCGTGAACGACTCCTTCGGCGAGTCGGGCACTCCCGACCAGCTCATGGAGAAATACGGCCTGATGGAAAACGACATTGTGAAAGCCGTGGAGAAAGTACTGGCTCGTAAGGCGAAGTAG
- a CDS encoding vWA domain-containing protein: MRRLSVLLRWVLLLALWPVSALRAQNVAPEKPKVTRILFVLDASGSMMAPWEGKPRWDVARNLLSKMVDSLNAYPNLELALRAYGHQHPNSENNCEDSKLEVPFAPKNAKAIKARLATLKAQGNTPITYSILQSASDFPTDRSSRNVLILITDGLESCKGDPCATSVALQRKHVFLRPFIIGLGAERDFGKQLECLGQYYNAADVKTFRSILDNVISQTLTKTTVSINLTDEAGKPVESNVNMTFVNNVTETPEYNYVHYRDAQGKPDVLDIDALQSYDLVINTVPPVRQQNLPIRPGKANVLTYKTPQGTLALQSPNISPNPYGKVQAVVRAQGNPATVVALNVGTKQKLLAGNYEVELLTLPRIVRRISIRQGQETTVTYDAPGTLNIVTDLKGYGSIYRLNNDESQTWVYNLPEGSSKVNLPMQPGAYRLVFRTATATGSKFTDVRNFTIRPGQTSSVSMFNK, encoded by the coding sequence ATGCGCCGCTTATCCGTTCTTCTGCGCTGGGTTCTGTTACTGGCCCTCTGGCCGGTTTCGGCTCTGCGTGCCCAGAACGTGGCGCCGGAAAAGCCGAAGGTGACGCGCATCCTGTTCGTGCTGGATGCGTCGGGCTCAATGATGGCGCCCTGGGAAGGCAAACCGCGCTGGGACGTGGCCCGCAATCTTCTCTCGAAGATGGTAGACTCGCTCAACGCCTACCCTAACCTGGAGCTGGCCTTGCGGGCCTACGGGCATCAGCACCCCAACTCGGAAAACAACTGCGAGGACTCGAAGCTGGAAGTGCCCTTTGCGCCCAAAAACGCCAAGGCCATCAAAGCCCGCCTCGCGACGCTGAAAGCTCAGGGCAACACCCCGATTACCTACTCCATCCTGCAATCGGCCAGTGACTTCCCGACGGACCGCAGCTCCCGCAACGTGCTGATTCTGATAACCGACGGGCTGGAATCGTGCAAAGGCGACCCGTGCGCTACCTCGGTAGCGTTGCAGCGCAAGCACGTATTTCTGCGGCCGTTTATTATCGGGCTCGGCGCCGAGCGGGACTTTGGCAAGCAGCTCGAATGCCTGGGTCAGTACTACAATGCGGCCGACGTGAAGACCTTCCGCAGCATCCTCGACAACGTCATTTCCCAGACGCTGACCAAAACCACGGTCAGCATCAACCTGACCGACGAGGCCGGCAAGCCGGTGGAAAGCAACGTGAACATGACCTTTGTGAACAACGTCACGGAAACGCCCGAGTACAACTACGTGCACTACCGCGACGCGCAGGGCAAGCCCGACGTGCTCGACATCGACGCGCTGCAGAGCTACGACTTGGTCATCAATACGGTGCCTCCGGTGCGGCAGCAGAATCTACCAATCCGGCCCGGCAAGGCCAACGTGCTGACCTACAAAACACCCCAGGGCACCCTGGCGTTGCAGTCGCCGAATATCTCGCCGAACCCCTACGGCAAGGTGCAGGCGGTGGTACGAGCCCAGGGCAACCCGGCCACGGTGGTAGCGCTGAACGTTGGCACGAAGCAAAAGCTGCTGGCCGGCAACTACGAAGTGGAGCTGCTGACCCTGCCCCGCATCGTGCGCCGCATCAGCATCCGGCAAGGTCAGGAAACGACCGTAACCTACGACGCACCCGGCACGCTCAACATCGTGACGGACCTGAAAGGCTACGGCAGCATCTACCGCCTCAATAACGACGAGTCGCAGACCTGGGTGTATAACTTGCCCGAAGGCAGCAGCAAAGTCAACTTGCCCATGCAGCCGGGTGCTTACCGCCTGGTGTTTCGCACGGCCACGGCCACCGGCAGCAAGTTTACCGATGTGCGCAACTTCACCATCCGCCCGGGCCAGACTAGCTCGGTTAGCATGTTTAACAAATGA
- a CDS encoding lipocalin family protein, whose translation MMAKLPKRLQPVILGAAVATIATGVAAYSYIRRKLHTPLPVSPHVDVKRYMGLWYEIARLPTRFEKGCEHVTAQYKLLPNGKVSVLNTCHKEDVNGPVETAKGTARIVDTTTNAKLRVSFFWPFEGDYWILEHDPEYRYALVGEPSRKNLWLLCRTPHLERPIRDRLVGLAHSLGFPTENLIFTPQPMADKP comes from the coding sequence ATGATGGCCAAACTTCCCAAACGCCTCCAGCCTGTTATCCTCGGAGCCGCCGTGGCAACAATTGCCACGGGCGTAGCTGCCTACTCCTACATCCGCCGCAAGCTGCATACTCCGCTGCCCGTGTCGCCCCATGTGGATGTGAAGCGCTACATGGGCCTCTGGTACGAAATTGCCCGCCTGCCCACCCGCTTCGAGAAAGGCTGCGAGCATGTGACAGCCCAGTACAAGCTGCTGCCCAACGGCAAAGTGAGCGTGCTCAACACCTGCCACAAGGAAGACGTGAACGGCCCGGTGGAAACGGCCAAAGGCACCGCCCGCATCGTGGATACCACAACCAACGCCAAGCTGCGGGTCAGCTTTTTCTGGCCCTTCGAGGGCGACTACTGGATTCTGGAGCACGACCCCGAATACCGCTACGCCCTGGTGGGCGAGCCCAGCCGGAAAAACCTGTGGCTGCTGTGCCGGACGCCCCACCTGGAGCGCCCCATCCGCGACCGGCTCGTGGGCCTGGCCCATTCCCTGGGTTTTCCGACGGAAAACCTGATTTTTACGCCCCAGCCCATGGCTGACAAACCGTAA